In one Microcoleus sp. bin38.metabat.b11b12b14.051 genomic region, the following are encoded:
- the serA gene encoding phosphoglycerate dehydrogenase, translating into MPKVLVSDPIDQAGIDILSQVAQVDVNTGLSAEELVRIIPDYDALMIRSGTQVTKEIIEAGNLLKIIGRAGVGVDNVDVPAATRKGIVVVNSPEGNTIAAAEHAIAMMLSMSRHIPEANASVKGGKWERNRFIGVEVYKKTLGIVGLGKIGSHLATAAKAMGMKLLAYDPFISTERAEQLGCRLVELELLMRESDYITLHIPKTPETLHLINAEVLSKMKPTARIINCARGGIIDEAALAEAIKSGQIAGAAIDVYEHEPLEADSPLRNVGQNIVLTPHLGASTAEAQVNVAIDVAEQIRDVLLGLPARSAVNIPGIFPDSIEKLKPYLQLAETLGNLVSQLAGGRVDYLNVQLQGELASNQSQPVVVASLKGLLSQALRERVNYVNASIEAKERGIRVVETRDASIRDYTGSLRLSAKGSLGEHTVTGAVLGESEIRITSVDDFPVNVSPTNHMLFTLHRDMPGIIGKIGSQLGSFNVNIASMQVGRKIVRGDAVMVLSLDDPLPEGILAEIMKVPGIRDAYTVNL; encoded by the coding sequence ATGCCTAAAGTTCTAGTATCCGATCCGATCGACCAAGCCGGTATTGACATCCTCTCCCAAGTCGCACAAGTTGACGTGAACACAGGGCTTTCAGCCGAAGAGCTCGTGCGAATTATTCCAGATTACGATGCTTTAATGATCCGTTCTGGCACCCAAGTTACCAAAGAAATCATTGAAGCCGGAAATCTACTAAAAATCATCGGTAGAGCGGGCGTTGGCGTAGATAATGTCGATGTCCCCGCCGCTACCCGCAAAGGAATTGTAGTCGTCAACTCCCCCGAAGGCAACACGATCGCAGCAGCCGAACACGCGATCGCCATGATGCTATCGATGTCCCGCCACATCCCGGAAGCCAACGCCTCCGTCAAAGGCGGTAAATGGGAGCGCAACCGCTTTATCGGCGTAGAAGTTTACAAAAAAACCCTCGGTATCGTCGGTTTGGGCAAAATCGGCTCCCACCTCGCCACCGCAGCCAAAGCAATGGGCATGAAACTGCTCGCTTACGATCCCTTCATCTCTACTGAAAGAGCCGAACAGTTGGGCTGCCGCTTGGTAGAGCTCGAACTGTTGATGCGCGAATCCGACTACATCACCCTGCACATCCCCAAAACGCCGGAAACTCTGCACTTAATTAACGCTGAGGTGCTGTCGAAGATGAAGCCCACGGCCAGGATCATTAACTGCGCCAGAGGTGGCATCATCGACGAAGCAGCCCTCGCAGAAGCTATCAAATCAGGTCAAATCGCCGGTGCAGCGATCGATGTTTACGAACATGAGCCGCTGGAAGCTGATTCTCCATTGCGGAATGTCGGGCAAAACATCGTGCTGACGCCTCACTTGGGAGCTTCTACGGCTGAAGCTCAGGTGAATGTGGCGATCGATGTTGCCGAACAAATTCGTGATGTGTTGTTGGGACTGCCGGCGCGATCGGCTGTTAACATACCAGGAATCTTCCCAGATTCGATCGAAAAACTCAAACCCTACCTGCAACTCGCCGAAACCCTCGGCAACCTCGTCAGCCAGCTAGCCGGAGGCCGAGTCGATTACCTCAACGTCCAACTCCAAGGCGAATTGGCCAGCAACCAAAGCCAGCCCGTAGTCGTCGCCTCCCTCAAAGGCCTGCTCTCCCAAGCCCTGCGAGAGCGCGTTAACTACGTCAACGCCAGCATTGAAGCCAAAGAACGCGGAATTCGCGTCGTTGAAACCAGAGACGCCTCAATCCGCGACTACACAGGCTCTCTGCGCCTCTCGGCCAAGGGAAGTCTCGGCGAACACACCGTAACAGGTGCAGTCCTTGGCGAAAGCGAAATTCGGATTACTAGCGTTGACGATTTCCCAGTCAACGTTTCCCCGACTAACCATATGCTGTTTACCCTGCACCGCGATATGCCAGGGATTATTGGCAAAATTGGTTCCCAATTGGGCAGTTTTAATGTCAATATTGCCAGTATGCAAGTAGGCCGTAAAATCGTGCGAGGCGATGCGGTGATGGTTTTGAGCCTGGATGACCCTCTACCAGAGGGCATATTGGCCGAGATCATGAAAGTCCCTGGGATTCGGGATGCTTACACGGTGAATCTTTAA
- a CDS encoding photosystem II S4 domain protein, translating into MLQKEELLKGIENRECVARALDQAEQAIKTWEVTLTDFLSPPELADTLTVFKRLTDVELLPWGGYPQAERQRIAIARSSIPIDSASVSVTAVEIAGNFLFDTASHRDFLGAMLGTGIVREKTGDVIVLGERGAQAIVMPEMVEYLEMSLQQVRSVPVKTRRIELSELKIREPKKKEMTTVEASMRLDAVASAGFAMSRSKMVEFIDRGDVRVNWKDITQSSYHVKSGDLIAVSGKGRLEIGEVMVTKKERYRVQLTRYL; encoded by the coding sequence ATGTTACAAAAAGAAGAACTGTTAAAAGGTATCGAAAATCGCGAATGTGTAGCGCGGGCATTAGACCAAGCGGAACAAGCAATTAAAACTTGGGAAGTTACTCTGACTGATTTTCTGTCGCCGCCGGAGTTGGCGGATACTCTGACGGTATTTAAGCGCTTAACTGATGTGGAATTACTGCCTTGGGGCGGCTACCCGCAAGCTGAAAGACAAAGAATTGCGATCGCCCGATCGTCCATCCCGATCGACTCTGCGAGTGTTAGCGTTACTGCGGTGGAGATAGCCGGCAATTTCTTGTTCGACACCGCCAGTCACCGCGACTTCTTAGGTGCCATGCTGGGTACGGGAATTGTCCGCGAGAAAACCGGCGACGTGATTGTGTTGGGTGAACGCGGCGCGCAGGCGATCGTCATGCCGGAAATGGTAGAGTATCTGGAGATGAGTTTGCAGCAAGTGCGATCGGTTCCGGTGAAAACTCGGCGCATTGAGTTGAGCGAACTCAAAATTAGAGAACCGAAAAAGAAAGAAATGACCACTGTTGAAGCATCAATGAGATTGGATGCTGTAGCCTCCGCTGGATTCGCCATGTCTCGCAGCAAAATGGTTGAATTTATTGACAGAGGCGACGTGCGAGTTAATTGGAAAGACATCACCCAATCTAGTTATCACGTTAAATCTGGAGATTTAATCGCTGTTAGCGGCAAGGGAAGATTAGAAATTGGGGAAGTTATGGTAACAAAAAAAGAACGGTATCGAGTGCAGTTAACTCGATATTTGTAA